In a genomic window of Urocitellus parryii isolate mUroPar1 chromosome 2, mUroPar1.hap1, whole genome shotgun sequence:
- the Tgds gene encoding dTDP-D-glucose 4,6-dehydratase, with translation MSAEGRAEPRGAPGSFAKRVLVTGGAGFIASHVIVSLVEDYPNYMIINLDKLDYCASLKNLETISNKQNYKFIKGDICDSHFVKLLFETEKIDIVLHFAAQTHVDLSFVRAFEFTYVNVYGTHVLVSAAHEARVEKFIYVSTDEVYGGSLDKEFDESSPKQPTNPYASSKAAAECFVQSYWERYKFPVVITRSSNVYGPHQYPEKVIPKFISLLQHNRKCCIHGSGLQTRNFLYATDVVEAFLTVLKKGKPGEIYNIGTNFEMSVVQLAKELIQLIKETNSESEMENWVDYVNDRPTNDMRYPMKSEKIHGLGWKPKVPWNEGIKKTIEWYRENFHNWKNAEKALEPFPV, from the exons ATGTCGGCGGAGGGCAGGGCGGAACCCCGGGGTGCTCCCGGCAGCTTTGCGAAGCGGGTCCTGGTGACCGGGGGTGCTGGTTTCAT agCATCACATGTGATTGTCTCTTTAGTAGAAGATTATCCAAATTATATGATCATAAATCTAGACAAG CTGGATTACTGTGCAAGCTTAAAGAATCTTGAAACCATTTCTAACAAACAAAACTACAAATTCATAAAG GGTGACATTTGTGATTCTCACTTTGTGAAACTGCTTTTTGAAACAGAGAAAATAGATATAGTACTACATTTTGCTGCACAAACACATGTAG atTTGTCATTTGTCCGGGCCTTTGAGTTTACCTACGTTAATGTTTATGGCACTCATGTTTTGGTAAGTGCTGCTCATGAAGCCAGAGTGGAGAAGTTTATTTACGTCAGCACAGATGAAGTATATGGAGGCAGTCTCGATAAG gaATTTGATGAATCATCACCCAAACAACCTACAAATCCTTACGCATCATCCAAAGCAGCTGCTGAGTGTTTTGTACAGTCTTACTGGGAACGATACAAG TTTCCAGTTGTCATCACAAGGAGCAGTAATGTTTATGGACCACATCAATATCCAGAAAAG gttattccaaaatttatatcTCTACTGCAACACAACAGAAAATG CTGCATTCATGGATCAGGGCTTCAAACAAGAAATTTCCTTTATGCTACTGATGTAGTAGAAGCATTTCTTACTGTCCTCAAAAAGGGAAAACCAGGTGAAATTTACAACATTGGAACCAATTTTGAAATGTCAGTTGTCCAGCTCGCCAAAGAACTAATACAACTG ATCAAAGAGACCAATTCAGAGTCTGAAATGGAAAATTGGGTTGATTATGTTAATGATAG acctACCAATGATATGAGGTATCCAATGAAGTCAGAAAAAATTCATGGATTAGGATGGAAACCTAAAGTGCCTTGgaatgaaggaataaagaaaacaa TTGAGTGGTACAGAGAGAATTTTCACAACTGGAAGAATGCAGAAAAGGCACTAGAACCCTTTCCTGTGTAG